A single Eleginops maclovinus isolate JMC-PN-2008 ecotype Puerto Natales chromosome 5, JC_Emac_rtc_rv5, whole genome shotgun sequence DNA region contains:
- the LOC134864455 gene encoding piggyBac transposable element-derived protein 4-like, producing the protein MAKRISAQRALEMILEEREVFDDDVEAEDSEEEVSEFEDHISENSESDSDFEEDDEIEHQPVPKRRRATGPGRQQPATGPGRQQPATGPGREQPATGRGRQQPAPGPDREQPATGRGHQQSAPGPSCQQPAPGPSLQQPAPGPGRQQPATGQGRQQPATGPGQDSQHGASEEIWMSKNPEIECSSRPRKEPPRKAANVIRMQPGPTRMAVTHTQDIKSSFELFTDSIQKIILDCTNLEGRRVFGERWKEMDQTHLHVYFGVLILAGVFRSKGESAESLWDAETGREIFRATMSLENFHIISRIIHFDNRDDRPARRQRDKLAAIRTVWDKWVSRLPLLYNPGPNVTIDEQLMPFRGRCPFRQYIPSKPTKYGIKIWAACDATSSYAWNLQVYIGKADGGAPEKNQGMRVVLDMSQGLSGHNITCDNFFTSHKLGQELLKRKLTMVGTIRKNKSELPPQLLTSKNRPVKSSKFAYTADTSLVSYVPKKGRNVVLMSTLHGDGRICDQEHHKPEIIMDYNATKGGVDNMDKLVTAYSCKWRTLRWPLVIFFDMLDISANNAFVIWMALNPEWNRGKLQKRRLFLEDLGKALVRPQIEERQHVPRTPASAAIVRRIQEENAGALSTQPKEPQSAEAELVLCT; encoded by the exons ATGGCTAAAAGGATCTCTGCGCAGAGGGCCCTGGAAATGATTTTGGAAGAGAGAGAAGTTTTTGATGATGATGTAGAGGCAGAGGATTCAGAAGAAGAGGTTTCAGAATTTGAGGatcacatttctgaaaattCAGAGTCTGACAGTGACTTTGAAGAAGATGATGAGATTGAGCATCAGCCAGTTCCAAAACGAAGACGAGCCACAGGACCAGGCCGTCAGCAGCCAGCCACAGGACCAGGCCGTCAGCAGCCAGCTACAGGACCAGGCCGTGAGCAGCCAGCCACAGGACGAGGCCGTCAGCAGCCAGCCCCAGGACCAGACCGTGAGCAGCCAGCCACAGGACGAGGCCATCAGCAGTCAGCCCCAGGACCAAGCTGTCAGCAGCCAGCGCCAGGACCAAGCCTTCAGCAGCCAGCCCCAGGACCAGGGCGTCAGCAGCCAGCCACAGGACAAGGCCGTCAGCAGCCAGCCACAGGACCAGGCCAAGACAGTCAGCATGGAGCAAGTGAGGAAATATGGATGTCAAAAAATCCTGAAATTGAATGCTCTTCTCGCCCAAGAAAAGAGCCACCCCGCAAGGCTGCCAATGTGATAAGGATGCAACCAGGGCCAACACGAATGGCAGTTACTCACACACAGGACATCAAGTCTTCTTTTGAGCTTTTCACAGATTCCATCCAGAAAATTATTCTTGACTGCACTAATTTAGAAGGAAGACGTGTTTTTGGAGAGAGGTGGAAGGAAATGGACCAAACCCATTTACATGTCTACTTTGGGGTTCTTATCCTTGCTGGAGTTTTCAGGTCGAAAGGGGAATCCGCAGAATCCCTGTGGGATGCAGAAACTGGCCGAGAAATTTTCCGTGCAACAATGTCTCTGGAAAACTTTCACATAATTTCCAGGATTATCCACTTTGACAACCGAGATGACAGACCAGCTCGACGGCAGAGAGACAAACTAGCTGCCATCAGGACAGTGTGGGACAAGTGGGTGAGCCGCCTCCCCCTGCTGTACAACCCTGGGCCAAATGTCACCATTGATGAACAGCTGATGCCATTTAGGGGCCGCTGCCCCTTTCGGCAGTATATACCATCTAAACCTACAAAGTATGGTATAAAGATCTGGGCTGCCTGTGATGCCACTTCCTCATATGCTTGGAACTTACAAGTCTACATAGGGAAAGCTGATGGAGGAGCCCCCGAGAAAAACCAAGGAATGAGAGTTGTCCTGGACATGTCTCAGGGACTCAGTGGACACAACATCACATGCGACAATTTTTTTACCTCGCACAAGCTGGGACAGGAGCTCCTAAAGAGGAAGCTGACCATGGTGGGAACAATACGGAAAAACAAGTCAGAGCTCCCACCTCAACTGCTGACTTCAAAGAACAGGCCTGTCAAGTCTTCCAAGTTTGCCTACACGGCTGACACATCCCTGGTATCCTATGTGCCAAAGAAAGGCAGGAATGTGGTACTCATGAGTACACTGCACGGGGATGGAAGAATCTGTGACCAGGAACATCACAAACCAGAGATCATCATGGATTATAATGCCACAAAAGGAGGGGTAGACAACATGGACAAGCTGGTGACGGCCTACAGCTGCAAATGGAGGACTCTACGCTGGCCACTGGTGATATTCTTTGACATGTTGGACATCTCAGCAAACAACGCCTTTGTCATTTGGATGGCACTGAACCCAGAGTGGAACAGAGGGAAGCTCCAGAAGAGACGCCTCTTTCTTGAGGATCTGGGAAAGGCATTGGTGAGACCACAAATCGAGGAAAGACAACATGTCCCCAGAACCCCAGCCTCTGCAGCCATCGTGAGGAGGATTCAGGAGGAGAATGCTGGTGCCCTATCCACCCAACCTAAAGAACCACAATCTGCAGAAGCTGAA CTTGTGTTGTGCACCTGA
- the LOC134864262 gene encoding zinc finger protein 853-like produces the protein MKPQLVGAKKRLKAAGSEAALSLQQELVAAIHGAFEVAVEIAVREVTNLVGQATGEAYAEIKRENESLKQRLQRAEAKLEKRGGSSSPRTKQLPNATALTDQQPHLERHQKSPNPKVLCGTGVKYQALVVGQTHSRAHQLPDPQSTLEEQRSRDANTQHVSDANTQHVSDAASEKADDEGTVACLLAFTEEVSEEISRLVRVESINQPCREQAAQGSPLLPSVDEESTLNNMTIKQEILEEGEDDSGFCLDSIKVEDFSLDFMSPIQAEMLVECKPEVLDVQIQESNAPLSCARLAQDLPNIFPLAEPAHIPEAPPQVYVHVRTSRNISHSVSNHFACKSCSQTFPLPSLLRRHNSQCQQRLQQCYQPVDGNMRPKLQLFPPGRSPFRCTECNREFNRLENLKTHLRIHTGEMPYKCSVCSKCFRHSGALTRHFRIHTGEKPYICGQCGKSFRNCGGLKFHQRSHSKQLQ, from the exons ATGAAGCCGCAGCTGGTAGGGGCCAAGAAGCGCCTGAAAGCAGCCGGATCCGAAGCTGCTCTGTCTCTGCAACAGGAGCTTGTTGCAGCTATACATGGCGCGTTTGAAGTGGCTGTGGAAATCGCAGTTCGAGAGGTGACAAACCTCGTAGGTCAGGCCACAGGAGAAGCCTATGCAGAGATAAAACGAGAGAACGAGTCCCTCAAACAAAGACTGCAGAGAGCTGAGGCTAAGCTGGAGAAAAGGGGTGGCAGCAGCTCTCCTCGTACCAAGCAGCTCCCGAACGCCACAGCCCTCACAGATCAACAACCTCACCTGGAACGCCACCAGAAAAGCCCTAATCCCAAAGTGCTTTGTGGCACTGGGGTCAAATATCAGGCTCTTGTTGTAGGTCAGACTCACAGCCGTGCACACCAGCTCCCTGACCCCCAGTCAACACTAGAGGAGCAGAGATCACGTGATGCAAACACTCAGCATGTCAGCGATGCAAACACTCAGCATGTCAGTGATGCAGCCTCAGAGAAAGCAGATGATGAAGGAACCGTTGCCTGCCTCCTTGCCTTTACTGAAG AAGTCAGTGAAGAGATCTCCCGTCTGGTAAGGGTAGAAAGTATCAACCAGCCTTGCCGAGAACAAGCAGCTCAAGGCTCACCATTACTTCCCAGTGTGGATGAAGAGTCTACATTAAacaatatgacaataaagcaggAGATACTAGAAGAGGGGGAAGATGATTCAGGCTTCTGTTTGGATTCGATCAAAGTGGAGGATTTTAGCCTGGACTTCATGTCACCGATCCAGGCTGAAATGTTGGTGGAGTGTAAACCAGAAGTGCTGGATGTTCAGATCCAAGAATCAAACGCTCCTCTGTCGTGCGCCAGACTGGCCCAGG aCTTGCCAAACATCTTCCCTCTGGCAGAACCAGCTCATATCCCAGAAGCCCCCCCCCAGGTTTATGTCCACGTGAGGACTAGTCGCAACATCAGCCACTCAGTCAGCAACCACTTTGCCTGCAAGTCCTGCAGCCAGACGTTTCCCCTGCCCAGCCTGCTGCGGCGGCACAACAGCCAGTGCCAGCAGAGGCTCCAGCAGTGTTATCAGCCAGTAGATGGAAACATGAGGCCCAAACTGCAGCTTTTTCCCCCGGGCCGCAGCCCGTTCCGCTGCACAGAATGCAACCGAGAGTTCAACCGCCTGGAGAACCTCAAGACTCACCTCCGCATCCACACTGGAGAGATGCCTTACAAATGCTCGGTTTGTTCAAAGTGTTTCCGTCACTCTGGGGCGTTAACCCGGCACTTCCGcatccacacaggagagaagCCTTACATCTGTGGACAGTGTGGGAAGTCCTTCAGGAACTGTGGGGGGCTTAAATTCCACCAGCGTTCCCATAGCAAGCAACTACAGTAG